One Phaseolus vulgaris cultivar G19833 chromosome 11, P. vulgaris v2.0, whole genome shotgun sequence genomic window carries:
- the LOC137821332 gene encoding uncharacterized protein, whose translation MKTTLEKKEWDTKDYCSFAKDLIPFESLSYCNFVFIPTVHNDHWWVYAFNFHSRELHVLDPLGHRRGKCNKIDKAMAVQVDHVYKILDKFSGVNSPPIKVVNKKFPIQPNGTSFKHSVRK comes from the exons ATGAAAACAACTTTGGAAAAGAAAGAGTGGGACACGAAGGATTACTGTTCGTTTGCAAAAGATTTGATTCCATTTGAATCACTATCATATTGCAATTTT GTATTCATCCCAACGGTGCACAATGATCATTGGTGGGTCTACGCGTTTAATTTTCATAGTAGGGAATTGCATGTCTTGGACCCCCTCGGCCATAGAAGGGGAAAATGCAACAAAATTGATAAAGCCATG GCTGTGCAAGTTGACCATGTGTACAAAATTCTTGACAAGTTCAGTGGAGTGAATAGTCCCCCCATCAAAGTAGTCAATAAAAAATTTCCTATACAGCCAAACGG gACGAGCTTCAAGCATTCCGTCAGGAAATGA